TCACCGGGGTCGATCGAGTCGAAGCCGCCGCGGGCGTAGATGTTCTCGATGCGCGCGCGGGCGTTGAGCGGGTTGTCGTCTTTCTTCGACCGCTCGTTGGGGTTCAGCGGCTCTCGGTAGCCGAGCGCCCACTGTCCCTCGCCGCGCTTCTGCCGCGGACGGCTCTTCGCGGGGGTTTCGCGCGTGGGTGAGGCCATGAGGAGTCCTCCGGTTCGTGGCTCCGGACGCCGCTGAAGTCGTGCCGCTTTATGGCGGGCAACGGGGGATCGCGGCGGGTCCGGCGCCTGCGGTCCAGCTTCGGTGGGCTGAGCGTGGTGGGCTGGGTCGGGCGTCGGGAGTCAGCGGGCAGGTCGGCAGAGCGCGCTCGCGACCCGCAGAAGGTCGACGTGGCGGCGCGCCACGAGAAGGACACCGGCAGGACTCACCGGCCCAGATAACCACGCGTTCAGAACGTGGTTCAAACGCGTCCGGATGGTGGGAGGGCCCGGGCGCGGGGCTTGCGTGTGGACCGCCGCTGTGGGTGAGCGGTGCTCGCTGCCTGCGGTTTTGCGGCGCGGGGCGGATGTTTCGGGCAGCTGTTGGGATGCGGTCAGGGCCGGTTCGGGCGACGGTGTGGTTCGTTCGGCGGCCGAACTTCCGCCCGGGTGGAGCAGGGTGCGGGGAGCACCGGTGCGGTGCGAGGGACAATGGACGTCGTGCCTGACGTAGCCGAGCTGCCTGCCGAGACCGGATTGCCCGAAAGCGCCCTGGAGGGGCTGGGGCGGCGGCCGTTCGGGGTCTACGTGCACGTGCCGTTCTGCGCGACGCGCTGCGGGTACTGCGATTTCAACACCTACACCGCCGGTGAGCTGGGGTCGGCGGCGTCGCCGAAGTCGTGGCTCGACGGGCTGCGCAGCGAGCTGGAGCTGGCCGCGCGGGTGCTGGGGGAGCCGCCGGCGGCGGACACGGTGTTCGTGGGCGGGGGCACGCCGTCGTTGCTGGGCGCGGACGGGCTGGCGGAGGTGCTCGAGGTCGTGCGCGGCGCGTTCGGGCTGGCGCCCGGTGCCGAGGTCACGACCGAGTCCAATCCCGAGTCGACCTCGCCGGAGTTCTTCGAACGCATCCGGGCGGCCGGGTACACGCGAGTGTCGCTGGGGATGCAGTCGGCCGCGCGGCACGTGCTGCAGGTGCTCGACCGCGTGCACACGCCCGGCCGGCCCGTGGACGCCGCGCGCGAGGCCCGGGCCGCCGGGTTCGAGCACGTGAACCTCGACGTCATCTACGGCACGCCCGGCGAGCGCCCGGAGGACCTGCGGGCCTCGCTCGACGCCGTGCTGTCCGCGGGCGTGGACCACGTGTCGGCGTACGCGCTGATCGTCGAGGAGGGCACCGCGCTCGCCCGCCGCGTGCGCCGCGGCGAGCTGCCCGCGCCCGACGACGACGTGCTGGCCACCGACTACGAGATGATCGACTCCGTGCTCTCGGCCGCCGGCCTGCGCTGGTACGAGGTGTCCAACTGGGCCACGGACGACGCGGCCCGCTGCCGGCACAACCTCGGCTACTGGCAGGGCGGCGACTGGTGGGGCGCGGGTCCCGGCGCGCACAGCCACGTGGGCGGTGTGCGCTGGTGGAACGTCAAGCACCCGGCCAAGTACGCGTCGCTGCTGGCGGAGGGCAACAGTCCCGAAGCCGGCCGTGAGCTGCTCACCGAAGAGGACCGGCACCTCGAACGCATCATGCTCGAACTCCGTGTCGCGGAAGGACTCGCGCTCGACGCACTCGACGCCGCCGGCATCGAAGAAGCTCGCGCCGCGGCGGCGGAAGGTCTCCTGGAACCGTCCGTTCTGGACAGTCGCGGCCGTGCCGTGCTGACGGACCGCGGGCGGCTGCTCGCCGACGGTGTGGTTCGTCGCCTGGCCGGCTGAATTTTCGCTCAGCGGGCATAAACCCGGCGGATGGTTCGTTGGTCGAAGTATCGACGAGCGAGGGAGTCGCGCATGCCGCAGGCGGTCAGGTACAGCGAACACGGCGGGATCGACGTCCTGAGAGTGGAAGAGGTCGTTCGTCCGGTGCCCGGCCCCGGTCAGGTGCTCGTGGAGGTCAGAGCCGCCGGGATCAACCCCGGTGAAGCCGCCATCCGCGAAGGCGTGTTCGCGCGGCAGTTCCCTTCGACGTTCCCGTCCGGGCAGGGCAGTGACCTCGCCGGCGTGGTCGCCGAGCTGAGTGCCGACGTGGAGGAGATCCAGGTCGGCGACGAGGTCATCGGTTTCGTGCACACGCGGTCCAGCCAGGCCGAGTTCGTGCTGGTGAACGCCGAGAACCTGACCCCGAAGCCCAGCGGCGTGTCGTGGGAAGCGGCGGGCGGGCTGTTCGTCGCCGGCACCACCGCGTACGCCGCCGTGCGCGCGACCGGCCTGCGCGAGGACGACACCCTCGTGGTGTCCGGCGCGGCGGGCGGTGTCGGCTCCCTGGTCGTGCAGCTGGCGAAGCTCACCGGCGCGACCGTGGTCGGGATCGCGAGCGAGGCCAACCACGCGTGGCTGAAGGAGCAGGACGTGCTCCCGGTGGCCTACGGCGAGGGCCTCGAAGAGCGCATCCGCGAGATCACCGGCGGCAAGGTCGACGCGTTCATCGACACCTACGGCGACGGGTACGTCGAGCTCGCGCTGCGCCTGGGTGTCTACACAGGACGGATCGACACCGTGATCGACTTCGCCGCCGCCCAGAAGTACAACGTGAAGACCGACGGGAACATGGCCGCCGCGACCGCGGAAGTCATGCGCGACCTCGCCGCGCTCGTGGACAAGGGCCTGCTGGAGGTGCCCGTCGCGGCCACCTATCCGCTGGCGCGGGTGCAGGACGCCTACCGTGAGCTGGAGCAGCGCCACACGCGCGGCAAGATCGTGCTCAAGCCCTGACGAGGCTCTGCAGTCCGCCCACGAACATCGCGAGGGCGAACTCGAAGCGGTCCTTGCTCGTCTCGCCGGTGAAGAACTGCCCGGACAACAACAGGTTCGGGAACGCACCGGCCGGCAGGGACCGCATGTAGTCGGCCATCTGACGGCCGCGTTCGGCGACTTCCGCCTCGTCGTAGTCGCCGAACGTCCAGCTGCTCGCTTCGTAGGCATACGCCTTGGCGTACAAGCTCAACGCGTCGCCCGCGAACACCGCCTGCTTCAGATCCAGGCCCCCGGCGCGCAGGAT
The sequence above is a segment of the Amycolatopsis sp. 2-15 genome. Coding sequences within it:
- a CDS encoding putative leader peptide; protein product: MHVDPERPPPQPLQGAFGQSGLGRQLGYVRHDVHCPSHRTGAPRTLLHPGGSSAAERTTPSPEPALTASQQLPETSAPRRKTAGSEHRSPTAAVHTQAPRPGPPTIRTRLNHVLNAWLSGPVSPAGVLLVARRHVDLLRVASALCRPAR
- the hemW gene encoding radical SAM family heme chaperone HemW; this encodes MPDVAELPAETGLPESALEGLGRRPFGVYVHVPFCATRCGYCDFNTYTAGELGSAASPKSWLDGLRSELELAARVLGEPPAADTVFVGGGTPSLLGADGLAEVLEVVRGAFGLAPGAEVTTESNPESTSPEFFERIRAAGYTRVSLGMQSAARHVLQVLDRVHTPGRPVDAAREARAAGFEHVNLDVIYGTPGERPEDLRASLDAVLSAGVDHVSAYALIVEEGTALARRVRRGELPAPDDDVLATDYEMIDSVLSAAGLRWYEVSNWATDDAARCRHNLGYWQGGDWWGAGPGAHSHVGGVRWWNVKHPAKYASLLAEGNSPEAGRELLTEEDRHLERIMLELRVAEGLALDALDAAGIEEARAAAAEGLLEPSVLDSRGRAVLTDRGRLLADGVVRRLAG
- a CDS encoding NADP-dependent oxidoreductase, giving the protein MPQAVRYSEHGGIDVLRVEEVVRPVPGPGQVLVEVRAAGINPGEAAIREGVFARQFPSTFPSGQGSDLAGVVAELSADVEEIQVGDEVIGFVHTRSSQAEFVLVNAENLTPKPSGVSWEAAGGLFVAGTTAYAAVRATGLREDDTLVVSGAAGGVGSLVVQLAKLTGATVVGIASEANHAWLKEQDVLPVAYGEGLEERIREITGGKVDAFIDTYGDGYVELALRLGVYTGRIDTVIDFAAAQKYNVKTDGNMAAATAEVMRDLAALVDKGLLEVPVAATYPLARVQDAYRELEQRHTRGKIVLKP